The genomic region GGCAGGCATTGACAGGGAATGCTCAGCTCAGCCACACACAAACAGGGAGGGCTCTCTGCTTTGGTTCCCGACCCCACAGGGGGAAGAAATAACAGGACGTGAATGGTAACATCAGAGCACGGCTCTGCTTTCATCTCCCCGGCACAGCATggaggtgggggcagagggaagtTGAGGCTCTGGGGCCCGCAAGATGCAGCTCCCCTGCTCGGGCAGTGCCTCTGGCATCCTGCACTGCGTAGGTGGCAGTGTAGGGCAGAAGGGCCCCGCAGCACTGGTTTTGGACAGTGCAGGCTGTGCATGGGTGCCTGGCTGGTCTCTGTCTGTTGCAGGGGTGTGATAGTCTCCCTTGTCCCATTGGTGCTGTGTGGACACCTGGTTTCACCTTGGAGCCCAGGCATTGTCTTCTGGGGGTGTGCTCCCAGAGCCTGGGGCCCTGCCCCATGGGTTTCACAGCCCTCGGGGTTGCTCCATCTGTCCCTGGGAACCTGGAGCCCAGGGCCCGGCTGAGCTGTGGCCGTCCCAGGCTCCCGCTGGGCCCACCCGTGCACAGGAGTGATGGTCGGTGCTTGTCTCCCAGCAGAGTACCCGCAGGGCCCGGTCCCCACGCTGTGGAATGAGCCGCCTGAGCTGCCCTCCGGAGCCGGCCCCTTCGATgccgccaccaccaccgcccGGCTCTCAGACGCCACCGCCTTCCCCCCGTACACCTCCGAGCTGGAGCCTGAGGACACCACCCACCTGCACCGCCTGGACACTGGGGACGGTAAGGGGGGGGCAGCACCACGGGGCCCCCAGGCTGCATGCGGGTCACTCCCACAGGGGTTTGGGAGCGGGGTTGCTGTCTGCCTCCCTGAGGGGTTTGAGCCCGACTGCCCTTCCCCTCTGTGACTTGCCAGCCTCACGCCGCCTTGTTTTCTGTCCCTGCAGGCTCGCTGGGGCCTGGAGCTATTGGTGCCATTGTCATCGCCTCCCTCCTGGGAACATCTGTGCTTGTGGCCTTGGTTGTCATCACGCTGAGAAAGTTCTCTGCCTCCTGAACTCAATAAAAGATGTTTCTGTAACACAACCAGCCTGTATCCTGCcctccactgctgctgctccccagctgccgGGGGCCCCTGGGGCAGAAACATTGCCGCAGATGCAGGGTGTTCCAGCCTCTGCTCCGGGTGGCAGCGTTACACCCCACCTCTCCCTTGGCTCTTAGCGTGTGACTTGTGGGCACGCTGACACCTGGCAGGCCTGACTGCAGCAGTGTCACCCCCCCAGCCCGTGGCAGCAAGGGGCGttgggctggcagcagctttcCAGGTCTGTCCTGGTGGGGTGGTAACAGTGCTGGGCATCATCTGGCACAGCTTTCCTTGGGAGAGGGTGGTGAGGTGCTGCGTGCCACCCCAATTCTCCCTGGTGTCACCCCACACCACTTTCccacccctccccacctccacccccTGTCTTTGGCCCAGCTCCCCCTACCCCAGCACTCGCGCTGGGGGGGGCACGCGGTTGGtctgggggaggaagaagaggcagGAGTGTCACTGGCGCTGGCTCGCTCAGCTATATTTCATCACACGGCAAACGAGACGACGAGAAGTTCCCCTCAGTTCACTGAGGCAGCCTGGCAGGGTCCAGGGGGCTCCAGCCCGTGCTTGTGGGGCCCAGGCCTGGCCCTGTACAACACTGAGACCACTGAGACAGGCGTGCAGGGCTGGGTCTGAAGAAATAACACTGGATGCCACTTGGTGCCTGAAAACGGCACAGCCTGTGCCTAGGGTTTGAAGTCATAAAAGGTCACAACAGAGCAAGAGTGAGTCCCAGGGTTTGGCGGCGGGGGGTGGGACAGCATCCTGCAGCCCTGTGCCCCTCTTCCCCTGCAAGGAATGCAGCGGGGTGGTGCTGTCCTGGCGCTGGGGAACCTGGGTCAGTCCCTCCGCTActaaacagctgctgctgaggggtgCAGGAGCCTTGCTGTACTAAGAAGCGTCCCAGGTAGGTGTGTGGGACTtcagggctgggctggctgcagctctgcaaagctgcAGGCTCTGGGGTGTGCTCATTTCCTGGGGAACTCGGGCTGCCTGGAGCCAGAGCTCCCCTGGGTTTCGCACTGTGGAAAATTTGCAAATGCTGTGGGGTCCAGGCCCTGAGGTGGAGCTCTGGCTGTGCTCAGAAAGCtgccctgggagcagggggaagcaaCTTGGGGGGGTCCCTGTTTGTGGGGTGCGGCCCTGCACCAAGCTGGAGGCTGCAGGCccccgccgtggggctgggCTCCGGTGGGGGCTGGGAGCCTCCAGCCTGTGCGTGCTGCTGTCAGGTGGGCAtggtgctgtgctggctgctgtcGGGTGCTCCTGCTGAGGTGGTGGCACCGAGCTCGGCCTGAGGGAGGAAGGAACCACTTCTGTgctccctctgctgctctggctcccatgGGTTTGTTCCTGGGGTCTGGCTGTAGCTGGCCTGGTGCTGTGCGACTCAGTCCCTCCAcccacagccccagggcagctctgcagagcccctttcagcagctctcctctgtcctcccctgctgccaccagcgCAGCCACACTGCTGCCCTGTGTGGGGCTGCTGCGTGGCTCTGTGAGCAAGCAGCTGCTCTCCACCCCATTTTTGAGCACAGCCATGACCCGGCAGAgcgtgctgcaggcagggcctGGAAGACTCCTTGCAGAGTTACAGAAAGTTGCTCAATGACCGTGACTCCCTGACAGATGCCAGCTGCAGCTCGGGCCCAGCCGGTGGCCACGCGTGGGCCTGTTTGCAGCCAGGCTGTTTGAGCAGCAGGTGGCTGCTGCGGGGCTGCTTCGTGCTGGGGTTGTCCCCTGGCCCCTCTCGGTGCTGTGCCCTGGGCTCCATGCGATGCTCGGTGTCACAGCTGGAAGGAGTGGTGACCTGGCTCTGCAGGCGCTGGGGTTCACATATATACATGGGGTGAGCCTGTACAGGGGggcagctgggaggagtgggGTACAAACATGCAGGCGTGATTGCTGGGCCTCCTACAGCGCACAACAGCTCCCGGGGGACCGTCACCCACCCGCTGCACGGTGCCCGGCTCTGCTGGTGCTcctggagccctgcagcagtGGCGGGGCTCCGCAGGGCAGCGCAGGCACCGGGCTCCTgtgagcagcagctcagctggggaAGGTCCTGGTGCTGCCGGCTTCTGCGGCAGCGCTGTGGAGGGGCTGCCAGCTGTAGAAGAGAGGTGAGCTGTGGGGCAGGACCCAGGTGTGCTCTGAGGACTTCAGGTGGCAGGGATTTGGTCGGGGCGTTTGAGGTCAGGCTGCTGGTGGAGCAGGGCTGCGTTCACAGCGTCTGGAGGTGGATCGAGGGTCTGCCGAGGGAAAGTGCTGCTGTGAAGCCACTGGGGCTCGGGAAATGGGATTCCTTAGGGCTCTTCCCAGCCCTGGTGCTAATGGGCTGTGTGAGAGGATGAGACAGCTCCTCTGCTTCAGCTTCCACGCCTGGAAGAGGCAGCTTTAGGAAAGCCCCTAACTCAGAAGGTAGTGATGAGCTGGAAGCACTCAAACGGGCGGTGCTAATTGCTGCCTTCCCTTTGCTCCACGTGCCCTTCCCGAGCAGCCTGAGCCAGTTCCAGCTGGAACATGTGCAGGGAATTGGGGGTCAAGGCAGAacccccctcagcccctggtTCCCTCGCTGCTCAGTGGGCTGGCACCTCACGGTGTGTCAGTTTGGGCTCGTGCTCTTTGGAAAGGTGTTCTGTGGCCACTTGGAAGCACTGGGCTCCAGGGAAGGATCGGCGCTGCAGAAAGCACGGCAGGCAGCCCAGTTTatccggggtgggggggggttgtgCTGGGTCTGGCGCGCCTTGTCCTGCACCACTGCCCCTTCCCAGCTGGCAGCCTCTGTcctctgccccctcccagccgTGCTCCAGCCACTCGGGGGTGCCGGCGGTCATTGGCGGTTCCTGCTGCCCAGTTTCCTCCGCTGACTGTCATCCGACTTGTGCACCCGGAAACACTCCTTCAAGTTCTGGGCTCGGATTTTGGGGTTCAGGATCTCCTCCCCCATAGAACTGGGGAACCAGCCCCTCTCCTGATCATGCAGACGCTCCCCAAAGATCCAGCCTgagcagagacagagacaggCACACATCAGGAAGGCCCAGCCGCTGCTCCTGCGCTGGGGCGGCCGTGCTGGGAAGGGCCCTGGAGCTGGCAGCGCTGCCTGGAAGCTGCCATCAGCTCCTCggggctggctgtgctggaggcTGTCCAGGCTGTAAATCTAGTCAAGGTAGGCACGGCTCCGCGTCACGCTTCGGGTggtggtgccagccctgccacgGCCCAGGGCAGCCGAGGTTTGCTGAGCATTAGGAGGCAGCGGTAACACCCTCCTTCTGCTGCACGCTCCCTTGGCTGCGAGGCTGGCACTGCCTCTTCCCACCCACGTCCCCTGTCCTGTCCGCTCAGCCGAGGGCAAAGCCCACACCttcgcagcccccccccccccttccccgtaCCCCCCCTACCGTCATCCGTCTTGTCCAGGATGTTGAGGACGTCGGCCAGCTCTAAGGACAGCTCGTCCGGCTGCTGGGCCACGTAGGGGTGCACGCACTGGATCTGCGGGCAGTCTGCCAGGGCACAGGGCGAGAGTGAGGGACAGGCCAGGATACAGAgagctgcaggacagcagctCAGGGGGGTAACACCGCCACCTCTGCGAATGCCCCCCCTGATCTAGTGAGAAACCCCGCGGAGGGCATGCGCTGGGGAGTGTTTCTGTGAGGAAGGGCCTGGGGTGAAAGCCTGCCCTGCAGGGCCTGAGGAGTGCAGGTGGGCTGAGGAGTGCTGGAGGGGAACAAAGTCAGGGCCAGGCCTTGATAAGTGGGTATCAGGGGTGGAAATGCAAGGGGAGCCCAGGGAGAGGTTCCCACAGGGCCCTAAGGGGCGGGATGGGGAGATCAGGGCAGACAAAAGGGCCCTGGGGTAGGGGTGAAgagctcctggctgctgtgctgtgtctCTTACCAACAAGCCTGGATGTAAAGGAAACAAACTTGGTTCTTCGGTTTGGGGCCAGCGAAATCATCCAGCGCTTCATCTCGCTCCTGCATAGGGAAAATAAGCCAAGGCTTATCCAGGAGAGTCCTGGGGACACCACCTCTCCCACCTACCCAGCCCCGAGCTCCTGATTCCTCCTCTCACAGCCCTTTCCTGCCTGTCTCCCTGGGGTCCTGGACTCGCTGGTGCTGCTGAGCCTCCCTCTGGGA from Anas platyrhynchos isolate ZD024472 breed Pekin duck chromosome 9, IASCAAS_PekinDuck_T2T, whole genome shotgun sequence harbors:
- the SNORC gene encoding protein SNORC isoform X1, which encodes MPYHRILRLVLLMLCGILLPAVLAAEYPQGPVPTLWNEPPELPSGAGPFDAATTTARLSDATAFPPYTSELEPEDTTHLHRLDTGDGSLGPGAIGAIVIASLLGTSVLVALVVITLRKFSAS
- the SNORC gene encoding protein SNORC isoform X2 — its product is MPYHRILRLVLLMLCGILLPAVLAEYPQGPVPTLWNEPPELPSGAGPFDAATTTARLSDATAFPPYTSELEPEDTTHLHRLDTGDGSLGPGAIGAIVIASLLGTSVLVALVVITLRKFSAS
- the SNORC gene encoding protein SNORC isoform X3 is translated as MPCPAPPPEYPQGPVPTLWNEPPELPSGAGPFDAATTTARLSDATAFPPYTSELEPEDTTHLHRLDTGDGSLGPGAIGAIVIASLLGTSVLVALVVITLRKFSAS